The DNA region ACATGGTGGCTGTAACAGGCGTAGCCCAGGATCCTGACGTGGTCCTCGTCGATTCCCTGCGCCCGCAGGACCTTCCAGATCTCCTCTTCGCGAAGCAGGTCGCGTTCGTCCTCGCTCTCGTGCACCGGGAACTCCCAGCGATGGTGGCCCAGCGGGGTGGGGCAGTCGACGGTGGGGCGGGCGGGATTGCAGTGGAACCGGAGCCGGTCATGTCCCGGCCACTCCTTGAGCACCTTGGTGTCGATGACGATCCAGCGCTCGGCAAACGTCTTGCCGCTGAACCCGACGCCGAGCTGGGTTCGGATTGCGCTCGACCCGCCGTCGGCGGCGATCACGTAGGACGCCCGGATCCGCCGGAATTCGTCGACTGTGAGGTCGGCGAGCATCAACTCGACATGATCGGCGCGCTGAACGAGGCGCAGGCATTCGTGTTGGAGCAGCAGAGTCACGTTGGGGAAGCGGTCGACACCGTCCCGTAGCACCTGCTCGAGGGCGGGTTGATAAATGAACTGTTGAGGGGGATGACCGTTGCCGCGTGAGGTCGGAAGCAACTGAACGAACGGCACACCCTTGGCGTCGACGAAGGTCGCTCCGCACCCCGGCTGCATGTCGGCGTTGAGCCGATCGGCGAGTCCGATGTGCTGCCAGATGCGCACCACTTCTTCGTCGGTGGAGATCGCTCGCGCCCGCGCATAGATGTCGGGATCCCTTTCGACCACCACGACGTTGACCCCCATTTGCCCGAGCAGATTGGCGGCGGTGACGCCGACGGGGCCGTAGCCGACGATCGCAACGTCGTACGTCATCTGATCGCTCACGATCGGCCCCTTCGCCGCGGTTCTTAATGTAGTGATCCATACAGTAAGCTGTGGGTAGCGTGATCGTCAACACCGTCGAGGAGGCAGCGTGACGGAGACCAACCCCAGCAAGGGTCCGAAGGATCGACCGCGGCGCACCCGCGCCAACGGCGAGCAATCCCGGGAGCGGATCCTCGACGCGGCCACCGAAGTCGCCACCGAACGCGGCTATGACGGCACCACCATCTCCTTGGTCAGCAAGAAGAGCGGGCTGCCGCCAACCTCGATCTACTGGCACTTCGCGGACAAGGACGATCTGATCGCGGCGGTCATCGAGCGCAGTTTCGCCCGCTGGGTCGCGGCACTGGACTGGCCCGGCGCCGAGGCGCTCGAACAGCGCGCGAGGCAGATCGGGCCGCAGGTCGCCAAAGCGCTGCTGGACGCGCCGGACTTCATTCGCCTGGGCTTGATGTTGGCGCTGGAGCACCGCCCGGTGGAACCGCGGGCACGGGAGATGTTTCTTCAGGTCCGGGCCGAGGCGTTCCGGCGCTTCGCCGAGATCGTGCGGGGGCTGGCTCCCGAATTGGACGACGAGGGTGTGCGACTGATCACCACGTACGCCATTGCCGGCGCCGATGGCCTGTTCATCGCCAAGGAGGTCGGCGGCGACTCGGTGGACCTGATCAGGTTGTTCGATCTGCACGCGCGGATCGTGTTCGAAGCCGCGGTGAAACTGGTCGCCGAGGAACGCCAATGACTATCGCCCACGACCGGTTGGCCGATGCCGCAGATCTTCTCTACGCGGCCCAGATTCAGGTGGCGCCCATCCCGCCACTGATCCAGACGTGCCCGGAATTGGCTGTGGCCGAAGCGTATTGGATACAACGACGCAACATGGCTCGTCGTATCGAGGCGGGCGCGGCGCTGCGGGGCCACAAGATCGGCCTGACCTCCGCGCCGATGCAACAACTGCTCGGTGTCGACGAGCCGGACTTCGGCTTCATCCTCGACGACATGATCCTGGCTGACCGAAGCCGAGTTCCGGTGGCCACCTTCTGCGCCCCGCGGGTGGAACCCGAGGTGGCGTTTCTGTTGGGGGCGCCGCTGCGCGGACCCGGTGTGACGGCGGCCGACGTGATGGCTGCTACCGAGGCGGTGGCGCCCGCACTAGAGATCGTCGACAGCCGCATCGCCGACTGGCGCATCACGCTGGCCGACACCATCGCCGACAACGCGAGTTCCGGCGCGGTGGTGTTGGGGCAGTGGGTGCCGATCGATCACGCCCCACGGTTGCCGGACACCACTGCCATCCTCGCGGTCAACGGCGCGACGGTCGACTCCGGCGCCGGCGCCGCAGTGATGGGTGATCCCGCCGCCGCGGTCGCCTGGTTGGCCAACGCCCTCGCCCGCTACGACACGGCCATCGATGCCGGTCGGTTCGTGATGTCGGGCTCCTACACCGGCGCCCCGTTCGTTGCCGCCGGCGACCGAGTCTCGGCCCAGATCAGCGGGCTCGGCGCCGTCTCAGTGAGCTTCGAATAGCACCCGGGGCAGTGATCGCGTCTGCGCGGTTAGTCTCAGCTGGTGCGCGTCTACGTCCCCGCCACCTTGGCGATGTTGCAGCAGCTGGTCGCCGACGGATCGGTGCGCCCGGTCAGTGGAACCGCATTCGCGGTGACGCCCACCTTGCGCGAGGCCTACTCCGACGGTGACGACGAGGAGCTGGGCGAGGTCGCCCTGCGGGAGGCGGCGCTGGCGTCGCTGCGACTGCTCGACCAGGAGGCCGAGTCGGGACTGCCGCCGCGGCGCGCGGTGCTGGAAGCCGATGCCGGCGACGACGACGTCACGCTGCGCGCCGACCTCGACGACGCCGTGGTGCGGATCTCGGGAGACATCGCGCTGAATCGGGTGATCGCCGCCTACGTCGACAACGGCGCGGCAGAAGAAGCGGTCCGGGCGGCCATCGAGGTCATCGACGCGGCGGATCTGGGCGACGAGGACGCCGAACTGACCGTCGGCGACGCGCAGGACCACGACCTCGCGTGGTACGGACCACAGGAACTCCCGTTCCTGCTCGACCTGCTCTGAGGGCTCTGTCCGGTACCGTAAGTTACGGTACCGTAGGTACGCATCTGCGGGTACCGAGTTCACGCACACCGGGCAGGAGCCGTCATGGCCAAGAACACCGTCAAAACCTCGGCCAGGGTCGCCGACACCGTGCGGCCGAGCATCGCCGGGGCCAAGGGCAGGCCCGCTCTACAGCTGTTGCGGACGTTGGCCGGTCGGGTCACCACGCCGCTGCTTCCCGACGATTACCTCAAGCTGGCCAATCCGCTGTGGTCGGCACGTGAGCTGCGCGGCAAGATCGTCGAGGTCCGGCGCGAAACCGAGGACTCCGCGACCCTGGTGATCAAACCGGGTTGGGGGTTCTCATTCGACTACCAGCCGGGCCAGTACGTCGGCATCGGCGTGCTCGTCGACGGTCGGTGGCGGTGGCGGTCGTACTCGCTGACCGGAGTTCCTGCCGAGCGCGGGAGCGGTGGCACCCGCTCGCGCATCATCACGATCACGGTCAAGGCCATGCCCGAGGGGTTCCTGTCGACGCATCTGGTCGGTGGGGTGGCGCCTGGCACGATCGTGCGATTGGCCGCCCCCCAGGGCAACTTCGTGCTGCCTGACCCGGCGCCGGGGTCTGTGTTGTTCCTCACCGCGGGTTCGGGGATCACCCCGGTGATGTCGATGCTGCGCACACTGGTGCGTCGCGGCCAGCTCGGCGCCGCCGGACACATCGTGCACGTGCACTCGGCGCCGACCGAGGCCGATGTGCTGTTCGCGTCCGAATTGGCCGGACTCCAAGACCGGTTCGACGGTTACCGGCTCTCGGTTCGGGCAACCCGCTCGCAGGGCCGATTGGACCTGTCCCACCTCGACGAGGTGGTGCCGGATTGGCGGGAGCGTCAGACCTGGGCATGTGGGCCTGCGGAGATGCTGGAGTCTGCCGAGCGCACCTGGTCGGCGGCGGGGCTGTCCGACCGGCTGCACCTGGAGAGGTTCGCGGCCTCGCGGGCTGCGGCCCACGGCAGCGGCGGCACGGTCGAGTTCGCACGGTCGGACAAGACGGCGCTGACCGACGGTGCGACGTCGCTGATGGAAGCCGGGGAGCAGGCCGGCGTGCAGATGCCGTTCGGCTGCCGGATGGGGATCTGTCAGTCGTGCGTGGTGGGTCTGCTCGACGGCCACGTGCGCGACCTGCGCACCGGAATGGAACACGATCCGGGGTCGCGGGTGCAGACCTGCGTGACGGCGGCGTCCGGTGATTGCGTTCTGGACGTGTGAGGTTTACTGGGTAGTAACCTACGGGTACGTAGGTTACGGTAGCGTAGGTAGGCGAGAGGAGGCTGGATATGGCGATCACCGACGTACCCGAGTTCGCGCATCTCACCGATGCCGACATCGAGAGCCTTGCGCACGAACTCGACACGATCAGGCGAGACATCGAAGACTCTCGCGGCGAACGCGACGCGCGCTACATCCGCCGCACCATCGCTGCGCAGCGCGCGCTGGAGGTCACCGGCCGGCTCCTGCTGGCCGGAAGTTCCAAGCGGGCCTTCTGGTGGGCAGGCGCCACCACGCTGGGCGTGGCCAAGATCATCGAGAACATGGAGATCGGGCATAACGTCATGCACGGTCAGTGGGATTGGATGAACGATCCCGAGATCCACTCCTCGACGTGGGAATGGGACATGAGCGGGGCGTCGAAGCATTGGCGCTTCACGCACAACTTCATGCACCACAAGTACACCAACATCCTCGGGATGGACGACGACGTGGGTTACGGCGTCATCCGGGTCACCCGTGACCAACGCTGGCGGCCGTTCAACCTGAGCAACCTGTTCTTCAACACCCTGCTGGCGGTGGCCTTCGAATGGGGAGTGGGCCTGCAGCATCTGGAGCTCGGCAAGATCTTCAAGGGCCGCGACGACCGCAAGGCGACGATGGGGCGGGTGCGCGAGTTCGGCGTGAAGGCCGGCAACCAAGTGGTCAAGGACTACGTCGCCTACCCGGCCCTCACCTCGTTGTCCCCGCACGCCTCCTTCAAGTCCACCCTCAAAGCCAACGCGGTGGCCAACGTCATCCGCAACGTGTGGGCCAACGCGGTCATCTTCTGCGGGCACTTCCCGGACGGTGCGGAGAAGTTCACCAAGACCGACATGGCCGGGGAGACCCGCGGCGAGTGGTACCTGCGCCAGATGCTGGGCAGTGCGAACTTCGAGAACGGCCCGGTGCTGCGCTTCATGAGCGGCAACCTGTGCCACCAGATCGAACACCATCTGTTTCCGGACCTGCCCAGCAACCGGTACTACGAGATCTCGGTGCGGGTGCGCGAGATCTGTGACAAGTACGACCTGCCCTACACCACCGGCAACTTCGCTGTGCAGTACGGCAAGTCGTGGCGCACCATCGCCAAACTGTCGCTGCCCGACCGGTTCTTGCACGACACCGCCGACAACGCGCCCGAAACCCGCAGTGAAGCGATGTTCGCCGATCTGCCCGCCTCCGAACGCCGCGGCCTGAAGTCGGCGATCGCGGCGGTGCGTGAGCGGCGCCGCGCCAAGCGAGCCGAGAAGGCCGAGCTCAGATCGGCGGCCTGACACCGCGAGGCTGCGTTGAGGACGGGATCCGCTCTTCCGCCCTCGACGCAGCCTCGCGTCAGGCTCAGTCCGGCACGTAGTCGAAGGTGTCCGGGTCGGGGCCGATGCGGCCCGAGCCGCCCTTGTCCAGCGCCGAGACCGCGGCGAAATCGTCGTCACCGAGCTCGAAGTCGAACAGCGCGAAGTTGTCCCGGATGCGTTGCTCGGTCACCGATTTGGGGAAGACGATGTCACCGCGCTGGATGTGCCAGCGCAGCACCACCTGAGCCGGGGTCTTGCCGATCGACTCGGCGATACCGGTGATGGCCGGATCATCGAGCACCTTGCCCTGCGCAATCGGCGACCACGCCTCGGTGGCGATGCCGTGCTCCCGTCCGTAACCGCGCACCTCGTCATTGGCGAAGTACGGATGCACCTCGATCTGATTGACCGCCGGCACGGTGCCGGTTTCGTCGGCCAGCCGCTGCAGATGGGGGATCTGGAAATTAGAGACGCCGATGCTGCGTGCGCGCCCGTCGTTCTTGAACTCCTCCAACGTCTTCCACGTCGAGACGAAGTCGCCGTCATACAGCGTCGGCAGTGGCCAGTGGATCAGGAACAGGTCCACGTAATCGAAACCGAGCTCGGTCAACGTGGCGTCGAATGCACGGCGGGCGTCGTCGGGTCGGTGGTAGCCGTTGTTGAGCTTGCTGGTGACGTACACCTGCGAACGGTCGATGCCGGAGTCGCGCACGGCCTGGCCGACACCTTTCTCATTCTGGTACATCTGAGCGGTGTCGATGTGGCGGTAGCCGATGTCGAGCGCAGTCCGGACCGCCGAGGCGGTCTCGTCGGGCGCAACCTGGTAGACCCCGAACCCCAGCTGCGGGATGCGGGTGCCGTCGTTCAGTGCGATTGCAGGTACTTCAGTCATAGGGATTCACTCTGCCTTCCTCTGCCCTCTTCCGCCTGTGCGTGCCCCACCGGTGCGGCATGCAAACACATCGCCACAGAGCTCGCTCACGTCTCGCGCAGCGCGGTCAGCAGGCGCCGGGTGGCACCCACTCGTGCCGCGGCGGGGCCGGTCAGTTCGTCCAGCGCGCACTCGGGATCGGCCGGTGGCCCCATGTGCCCGCAACCGCGCGGACACTCGTCGATGGCCTCGGCGAGGTCGGAGAACGCCAGCACCACATCGTCGGGTGCGATGTGGGCCAGCCCGAACGACCGGATACCCGGGGTGTCGATCACCCAGCCGCCCGACTGCAGCGGCAGCGCCACCGACTGCGTCGAGGTGTGCCGGCCCCGGCCGATGTCGGTGACCGCGCCGATCGCCCGATCTGCTTCGGGCACAAGGCGATTGACCAACGTAGACTTGCCGACCCCGGAATGCCCCAGTAGGGCGGTGACCTTGTCGGTCAGCAGCGACTCGACTGCGACCAGCGGATCGTCGCGACCTGCGGTGGTGATCACCAGGTCCAGGTCGGCGAACTGCTCGGCGAACGGTCCGGCCGGCGCCAGGTCGGTCTTGGTCAGGCACAGGATCGGCGCCAGCCCACCGGCGTAGGCGGCAATCAGCGCACGCTCCACCAACCCGGCCCGCGGGGGAGGGTCGGCCAACGCCACCACGATCAGCAACTGGTCGGCGTTGGCCACCACCACCCGCTCGGTGGGGTCGGTGTCATCGGCGGTGCGGCGCAACACCGTTCGACGAGGACCGCGGCGCACGATACGAGCCAGGGTGTCGGTACGACCGGACAGGTCACCCACGATGTCGACATCGTCTCCGACCACGATCGGAGTGCGGCCCAGTTCCCGGGCCCGCATCGCAGTGACGTGACGTGCCGGGTCTCGGCCGAGAACGCACCCCCACCGCCCGCGGTCGACGGTGACGACCATCCCCTGCTGGGCGTCGGCGTGCTCGGGGCGGGTCTTGGTCCGCGGCCGGGTACCGCGTCCCGGGCGCACCCGGACATCGGATTCGTCGTACTCACGCCGACCCAAGGGTCAACCTCGCGGCTGGTCGGTCTGACCGGCCAGCATGTCGGCCCACAGTGCGGTGAACCGTGGCAGCGTCTTGGCGGTGGTGCCGATGTCCTCGACCTCGATGCCGGGGACCCGCAGCCCGATGATCGCGCCGGCGGTGGCCATCCGGTGGTCGGCATAGGACTGCCACACCCCGCCGTGCAGCGGCTGGGCGGTGATGGTCAGCCCGTCCTCAGTCTCCTGGCACTGACCACCGATCCGGTTGATCTCCGTGCTGAGCGCGGCCAGCCGATCGGTCTCGTGTCCGCGCAGGTGCGCAATGCCGCGCAGCCGCGACACCGACCCGGAGGCCGCCAGAGCCGCCAGCGCTGCGACCGACGGGGCGAGCTCACCGACGGCGCGCAAATCGACGTCGATGCCGCCGTAGCCGGTAGCGCCCTGCACCTCGAGATACGCGCTGCCGGTGCGCACCTCGGCGCCGAAGCTGGTGAGGATGCCCACGATGGCATCGGCGGGCTGGGTGCTGGTCGTCGGCCAGCCGGTGAGTCGCACCGAGCCACCGCTGACCACCGCCGCGCCCAGAAACGGCACCGCGTTGGACAGATCGGGCTCGATCATCCAGTCGCGTGCGGCGATCGGTCCCGGCGCGACGCGCCAGCGGTCGGGCGCGGAGTCGTCGACGTCTACCCCGGCATCGCGCAGCATCGCCACCGTCATCGCCACGTGCGGCGCCGACGGCACGGCCCCGCCGGTGTGCACGATCGTCAGCCCGTCGTCGAACGCGGCCGCCGACAACAACAACCCCGAGACGAACTGTGACGAGCCCGAGGCGTCGATGTCGACGGTGCCCCCGCGCACCCCGCCGGTTCCGCGCACCGTGAACGGCAGACCGTCGCCGTCGACATCCACGCCCAGTGCGCGCAGCCCGTCCAGCAGCGGCTTGATCGGCCGGGCCCGGGCCTGCTCGTCGCCGTCGAAGGTGACCGACTCGCGGCCCAGAGCGGCGATCGGGGGGACGAAACGCAGCACGGTGCCCGCCAGCCCGCAGTCGACGCGCGTCCCCGGCGCTGCGGCCAGCTCACCGCCGACCGTCAGCGCGGTGTCATCGGCCGGATCGGCCCCCACGTCGACGCCCAGGGCCCGCAGGGCCCCGATCATCAGGTCGGTGTCGCGGCTGCGCAGCGCACCGGACAGGGTGGAACGACCCTGCCGAGTCCCGAGGGCCGCCAGCACCAGGGCCCGATTGGTCTGGGACTTCGAGCCGGGCACCGTCACGGTCGCATGGATGGGCGTGGACGTCGACGGGGCCGGCCAGGTGGTCACCGGTTCATTCTGGCTTGTCGGGAGTTTCTGCCACCATGGGGACCATGTGCGGGCGATTCGCGGTGACGACCGATCCGGCGCTGCTTGCCGAGAAGATCAAGGCCATCGACGAAACCACGGGGTCGGGAAAGAACTCTGCGGCCCCGAACTACAACGTCGCACCCACCACCACGGTGGCTACCGTCGTCAAACGGCACACCGACCCCGACGACGAGTCGACACGGCGGGTGCGGCTGATGCGCTGGGGTCTGATCCCGCCGTGGACCAAGTCCACCGAGGATGGCAGCCCGGACAACAAGGGACCGTTGCTGATCAACGCCCGCTCCGACAAGGTGACGACGTCGCCGGCGTTCCGCGGTTCGGCCAAGAACAAGCGTTGTCTGGTGCCGATGGCCGGCTGGTACGAGTGGATGGGCCAAAAAGGCTCCAAGACACCGTTCTTCATGTACGCCGGCGATGGCGAACCGCTGTTCATGGCCGGTCTGTGGACGACGTGGCGGCCCAAGGAGGCATCGTCGGACGTCAAGCCGCTGCTCAGCTGCACCATCATCACCACCGACGCCGCCGGCCCGCTGGCCGAGATCCACGACCGGATGCCGCTGACCATCAGCACCGACGATTTCGACCACTGGCTGGACCCTGACGCGCCGATCGACGAAGGTCTGCTGCGTGGCCACGGTGACCTCGACCGCATCGAGATTCGGGAGGTGTCCCGACTGGTCAACAGCGTGCGCAACAACGGACCCGAGCTGATCGAGCCGGCCCAGCCCGAGGCCGAGCAAGGCACCCTGCTTTGACCCGGCCGCTGGCCGACCCGGAAGTGGTCGATGCGCTGGCGTTCGATCTGCGCTGGGCCGGCTACACCACCGACGGCGTCACCGACCTGCTCGGCGCCGACGCCGGCGCGGCGTTCAGCCGAGGACTGTGGTGGTCGGCGCTGCGGGCCACCGAACGCGCTACGCCGGAGCTGGAGCCGCTGGCGATCCTGGTGCGACTGTTTCTGCTCGGCACCGAGGAAAGCCGCGAGCGCGTTGCGCTGGCGCTGCCCAGTGCCGGGCTGGACGCACTGCTCGCGCACGGCGTCGTCGAACCCGCCGGTGCCGGCGCGTTGCGGGCCGCGCTGGACCTGCGCCCGCACAGCGACGGCGCCCGCGACTACCTGGTGGCCTCCGACCAGGACGCCGCGCTTCGGCCCGGACCGGTGCGCCGCGACCACGTGCTGGGCATCGGCGGTGCATCGGTCTCACTGGCACATGCGGTGGTGCGCACCCCGGTCGGACGCGCGTTGGACCTCGGCACCGGATGCGGCATCCAGGCGCTGCATCTGGACGCGCACTGCGCCGAGATCGTGGCCACCGACACCAACGACCGGGCCCTGGCGCTGGCGGCGGTCACCGCACGCCTCAACGGGATGTCGTGGGATCTGCGGTGCGGCAGTCTGTTCGAGCCCGTCGAGGGGCAACGCTTCGATCTGATCGTGTCCAACCCGCCCTTCGTCGTCGGGGTCGGGGCACTGGACTACATCTACCGGGACTCGGGCATGGTCGCAGACACACTGTGCGAGAACCTGATCCGGCAAGTGGGCGACCATCTGGAGCCGGGTGGCACGGCGCAGATCATGGCGAACTGGATTGTGCGCGACGGGCAGGACTGGCGCGATCGGGTGCGCGGATGGCTGGCCGGCACCGGCCTGCACGCGTGGGTGGTGCAACGCGAGTTCGCCGACCCGATCAGCTATGTCTCGCTGTGGACCTCCGATGCCGGCGAACTACCACAGGATGCGGCGCGCCGCGGTGGGCAATGGCTGGACTGGTTCGCCGAGCAGGACATCGCCGGTGTCGGGATGGGCATGATCACCGCTCGCGCTCCCCGGGTCGGCGAGACGCGTCCGGCGGATGTGGTGCTCGAAGAGATCACCGGCGCCGGGGAGGCGCTGACCGGGCCGGAGGTGGACGCGTTCTTCGCCCGCCGCGAATACCTGCACGACACCGGTGACGACCAGTTGCTGGCCGCCCGGCTGACCACCGCGCCGGTGTTCCTGGAGGAGCAGTCGCTGCCCGGGCCCGACGGCTGGCAGGTCGTCGGCGCCGCCGTGCGTCGCCCGGGCGGTCCGGGCGCGGTCCTCGGCGTCGACGAGGTGTCGCGCGCGCTGCTGGCCGGCTGTCGTGGCGAGGTGCCGCTGGGCACGCTGATCGAGCTGCTGGCCGCCCATCACGGTGTGACGGCCGACGCGCTTTCGGGTGCCGCGCTGCCGGTGGTCCGCGAGGCGATCGGGCGGGGAATTCTCTACCAGGCGCAGTGAGGGTTCATTCGCGCAGTTTCGCGGTGACCACCACATAGGGTGCGGTGAAAACCACCGCCCCGGTGGGCTCGACGTGCGGCTGCAGCGCTTTCTCGAACTCCCCGGCCAGCGTGTCCTGCACGGCGGATTCGACCCGGCGGAAGGTCTCCACGTGCACCGGTGACTCCGCGCGCAGGAAATGCAGCGCCGCGTCCATCGACGCGAACTCCCACCGGTGTCTACCACTCTGGAGGTCGATCTCGTCGAAATGCGGAGCCAAGCGAGCGGTCAGCATGTCGGCGTCGCCCCACTGATCGGGGGAGAAGCCCGACGATGCCGGTGGCCCCAGCACGGTGACCACCGGATCGAACAGCGGGTTGCTGCTGTCCCGGACCCAGGCCGAAAACGCAAGGACACCAGTGGGTTTGAGGACCCGGGCCAGCTCGGTGACCTGGGCGGCGGGGTCGACGAAGATGATGCCCATGTTCGAGACCGCGGCATCGAAACCCGCAGCCGGCAGACCGGTGTCGGAGGCGTCGCCGACGCGCCAGGTGACGGATTCGGCGCCGCTGCGCTGTTCAGCGATGGCGAGCAGTTCGGGGGTGTAGTCCACCCCGGTGACCCGAGCGCCCCGCGCGGCTGCGGCCAGCGCGGCGCTGCCCGTTCCGCAGGCGAGGTCGACCACCGCGGCGTCACGCAGGGAATGCAGGCGTTCGGCCGCGTGGACGACCTCTTCGCCGATCGGGGCGATCCGGTCCCCGACCGCGTCGTAGCGTCCAGACGACCAGATTGTCATGCGCTGAGGTTAGGCCAACTGCCCGCGAAAGTGCGGTCTCCGTAGTCAGACAGGGGGCGGCGACTACCGTGAGAGCACTTTCGTGGGAATCACGGGCCGGTGTAGCCGGGCGGGTTGGCGCCCTCGACCCAGAAGTCCACACCGAGCTCGGCGCCGGGCACACAGTCGTACACCGACAGGTCGGTGACGCCGGACTCCAGCAGCACGTCCTCGCACAGCAACGTGTTGCCGGTGAACGTCGAGGGTTTGGTCAGCACGGCGTACGCCGCATCGGAGTACACCTCGGGTTTGCGCGATCGGGCCATCGACTCGTCGCCGCCGAGCAGGTTCTGCACCGCCGCGGTGGCCACCATGGTGCGCGGCCACAGCGTGTTCGACGCGATACCCGCATCGCGCATCTCTTCGGCGATACCCAACGCGCACAACGTCATCCCGAACTTCGCCATCATGTACGGGGTGGGGCGCAGCCACTTGGATTCCAGCAGGATCGGCGGCGAGAGCGTCAAGATGTGCGCATTGTCGCGGCCCTTCATATGTGGGATGCAGGCCTGCGACACCGCGTAGGTGCCGCGCACCTGGATGCCGTTCATCAGATCGAACCGCTTGAGCGGCACGTCCTCGATCGAACCCAGGTTGATCGCCGAGGCGTTGTTGACGCAGATGTCGATACCGCCGAACTGTTCGACGGCCCTGGCCACGGCCTCGGTGACCGAGTCTCCGTCTCGGATGTCGCCGACGATCGGCAAGGCCTGCCCGCCGACCTCCTCGATCTCCTTGGCCGCGGTGTAGACGGTGCCGGGCAGCTTGGGATGCGGTTCGGCGGTCTTGGCGACCAGCGCGACATTCGCCCCGTCAGCGGCGACACGCTTGGCGATCGCCAACCCGATACCGCGGCTGGCTCCGGAGATGAACATGGTTTTTCCCGCTAGCGACATGGGGCCAGCCTAGATCGCCCGGATGTCGGCGACGGCTGCGTTGGTCAACCGCACCAGATCATGCGGATCCAGCCCTACCTCCAGCCCGCGCTTGCCGGCGCTGCACCACACCCGGTCCCACTGCAGCGCCGAGGCGTCCAGCACCGTGGGCAGGGCTCTGCGCTGGCCCAGCGGAGAGATACCGCCCACCACGTACCCGGTCGCGCGCTGAGCGGACGTCGGGTCGGCCATCGTCGCTCGTGGGGCACCCAGGGCCGCCGCAGCCGCTTTGAGGGACAACTTCGCCGACACCGGCAGCACCGCCACCCCCAGGCCGGTGGGCAGCGACACGACGAGTGTCTTGAAGATCTGGTCGGCGGCCACACCGTCGCGGGCCAGTTCGTCGACGGCTTCGGCGCCGAACGACGCGCTGCGCGAATCGTGGCGATACTGCAGCACGCTGTGCGGCGCCCCGGCGGCCACCAGGGCGGCGATTGCCGGAGTCGCCGAGCGAGCCACCGGCACAGACTAAGCCCGTACGCGGGAACAACGGCCCCGGCGGGTGGTGTTGTCCCCGGTGGCGCGCACCGACGATGCGTGTGGGCCGAGCAGATTATCTGGGGCTTGTCACGGGCAGCCTCTAGGATCGGCGGAAGGGGATAGCTGGTGCCAACGTTGGCCTTGAAGGACCCCGAGGTCCCGGTCGTACTACCGGGCCTCTTCGGTGGCGCCACGACAGAAGGGACGGTGTTCCCCACGATGACCGACACCGACGGGTTGGCCACAGAGGCCACCCTCGACGGGAAAGACCTCGACGGACACACCAGACCGGCGCGCGAGGAGACCGACGCCGAGCTGACTGCCCGGTTCGAACGCGATGCGATCCCGCTGCTCGACCAGCTCTACGGCGGCGCCATGCGGATGACACGTAACCCCGCCGACGCCGAGGACCTGCTGCAGGAAACGATGGTGAAGGCCTACGCCGGGTTCCGCTCGTTCCGCGAGGGCACCAACCTCAAAGCCTGGCTGTACCGGATCCTGACCAACACCTACATCAACAGCT from Mycobacterium sp. SMC-4 includes:
- a CDS encoding aldo/keto reductase, with amino-acid sequence MTEVPAIALNDGTRIPQLGFGVYQVAPDETASAVRTALDIGYRHIDTAQMYQNEKGVGQAVRDSGIDRSQVYVTSKLNNGYHRPDDARRAFDATLTELGFDYVDLFLIHWPLPTLYDGDFVSTWKTLEEFKNDGRARSIGVSNFQIPHLQRLADETGTVPAVNQIEVHPYFANDEVRGYGREHGIATEAWSPIAQGKVLDDPAITGIAESIGKTPAQVVLRWHIQRGDIVFPKSVTEQRIRDNFALFDFELGDDDFAAVSALDKGGSGRIGPDPDTFDYVPD
- the rsgA gene encoding ribosome small subunit-dependent GTPase A, with product MGRREYDESDVRVRPGRGTRPRTKTRPEHADAQQGMVVTVDRGRWGCVLGRDPARHVTAMRARELGRTPIVVGDDVDIVGDLSGRTDTLARIVRRGPRRTVLRRTADDTDPTERVVVANADQLLIVVALADPPPRAGLVERALIAAYAGGLAPILCLTKTDLAPAGPFAEQFADLDLVITTAGRDDPLVAVESLLTDKVTALLGHSGVGKSTLVNRLVPEADRAIGAVTDIGRGRHTSTQSVALPLQSGGWVIDTPGIRSFGLAHIAPDDVVLAFSDLAEAIDECPRGCGHMGPPADPECALDELTGPAAARVGATRRLLTALRET
- the aroA gene encoding 3-phosphoshikimate 1-carboxyvinyltransferase, giving the protein MTTWPAPSTSTPIHATVTVPGSKSQTNRALVLAALGTRQGRSTLSGALRSRDTDLMIGALRALGVDVGADPADDTALTVGGELAAAPGTRVDCGLAGTVLRFVPPIAALGRESVTFDGDEQARARPIKPLLDGLRALGVDVDGDGLPFTVRGTGGVRGGTVDIDASGSSQFVSGLLLSAAAFDDGLTIVHTGGAVPSAPHVAMTVAMLRDAGVDVDDSAPDRWRVAPGPIAARDWMIEPDLSNAVPFLGAAVVSGGSVRLTGWPTTSTQPADAIVGILTSFGAEVRTGSAYLEVQGATGYGGIDVDLRAVGELAPSVAALAALAASGSVSRLRGIAHLRGHETDRLAALSTEINRIGGQCQETEDGLTITAQPLHGGVWQSYADHRMATAGAIIGLRVPGIEVEDIGTTAKTLPRFTALWADMLAGQTDQPRG
- a CDS encoding SOS response-associated peptidase, with amino-acid sequence MCGRFAVTTDPALLAEKIKAIDETTGSGKNSAAPNYNVAPTTTVATVVKRHTDPDDESTRRVRLMRWGLIPPWTKSTEDGSPDNKGPLLINARSDKVTTSPAFRGSAKNKRCLVPMAGWYEWMGQKGSKTPFFMYAGDGEPLFMAGLWTTWRPKEASSDVKPLLSCTIITTDAAGPLAEIHDRMPLTISTDDFDHWLDPDAPIDEGLLRGHGDLDRIEIREVSRLVNSVRNNGPELIEPAQPEAEQGTLL
- a CDS encoding class I SAM-dependent methyltransferase; the protein is MTRPLADPEVVDALAFDLRWAGYTTDGVTDLLGADAGAAFSRGLWWSALRATERATPELEPLAILVRLFLLGTEESRERVALALPSAGLDALLAHGVVEPAGAGALRAALDLRPHSDGARDYLVASDQDAALRPGPVRRDHVLGIGGASVSLAHAVVRTPVGRALDLGTGCGIQALHLDAHCAEIVATDTNDRALALAAVTARLNGMSWDLRCGSLFEPVEGQRFDLIVSNPPFVVGVGALDYIYRDSGMVADTLCENLIRQVGDHLEPGGTAQIMANWIVRDGQDWRDRVRGWLAGTGLHAWVVQREFADPISYVSLWTSDAGELPQDAARRGGQWLDWFAEQDIAGVGMGMITARAPRVGETRPADVVLEEITGAGEALTGPEVDAFFARREYLHDTGDDQLLAARLTTAPVFLEEQSLPGPDGWQVVGAAVRRPGGPGAVLGVDEVSRALLAGCRGEVPLGTLIELLAAHHGVTADALSGAALPVVREAIGRGILYQAQ